Proteins encoded in a region of the Zea mays cultivar B73 chromosome 2, Zm-B73-REFERENCE-NAM-5.0, whole genome shotgun sequence genome:
- the LOC103649247 gene encoding 14-3-3-like protein GF14-A: MTTQSCLGRILLGCRARVEAELSGICAGILRLLDERLVPAAATVDARVFYLKMKGDYHRYLAEFKTGAKRKDAADSTLAAYQAAQDIAVKELPPTHPFRLGLALNFFVFYYEILNSPDRACSLVKHAFDEAISELDGLGEESYKDSTLIMQLLRDNLTLWTSDMQEDGGDEMRDQYKIIYYIQFVLIYSTFKVEMK; encoded by the exons ATGACGACACAGTCTTGCCTTGGACGCATCCTTCTG GGGTGCCGCGCGCGCGTCGAGGCCGAGCTCTCCGGGATCTGCGCGGGGATCCTACGCCTCCTCGACGAGCGCCTCGTGCCGGCGGCGGCGACCGTGGACGCCAGGGTCTTCTACCTCAAGATGAAGGGGGACTACCACCGCTACCTCGCTGAGTTCAAGACCGGCGCCAAGCGCAAGGACGCCGCGGACTCCACGCTCGCCGCCTACCAGGCTGCACAG GACATCGCCGTCAAGGAGCTGCCGCCCACGCATCCCTTCAGGCTCGGCCTCGCCCTCAACTTCTTCGTCTTCTACTACGAGATCCTCAACTCGCCAGACCGTGCCTGCTCGCTGGTCAAGCAT GCATTCGACGAAGCTATTTCAGAGTTGGATGGTCTTGGGGAAGAGTCGTACAAGGATAGCACCCTCATCATGCAGCTTCTTCGTGACAACCTCACCTTGTGGACTTCTGACATGCAG GAGGATGGTGGCGATGAAATGCGGGACCAGTACAAGATCATTTACTACATTCAATTTGTACTCATATACTCTACCTTTAAAGTAGAGATGAAGTGA